Genomic DNA from Campylobacter concisus:
GTAAAAACATCGTTAGACCCATCAAAATAGGTAATACAAAATATGGATCCATTACTGAAAGATCATGTATCCAAAGTATCCAAGGAGCACCTTTTAGCTCGATCGCATTTAGTAAAACGCGGTAGATCGCAAAAAATACTGGTATTTGAAGCAAGATCGGCAAGCATCCACCCATTGGATTTGCGCCATGCTTTTTATAAAGTTCAATCATATGAACTTGCATTTTTTGCTTATCATCTTTATATTTTGTCTGAAGCTCTTTTACCTTTGGAGCAAGCTCTTTAAGCTTGTTCATGGATAACATACCCTTATATGTAAGTGGGAATAAAACTATCCTTATAACAAGTGTTAGCACAACTATTGCCCAACCCCAGTTGCCAATGTAGTTATGTAGGAAATTCAAAAATGCAAACATCGGTTTTGCTATAAATGTAAACCAACCATACTCAATAACGTCGTTTAATCTCTCGTCCATTGAGCTTAAAATTTTATGCTCTTTTGGTCCGATATATGCGCCTAATTTTAAATTATCATTTGCCTTTACAAAAAGAATAGGATTGTTGTTAGAATCTTTATCTACGGCTACTTCAAATGGTTTTTCAAATGAGTAAAATAGCGTCGTATAGTATCTATCAGATGCGGCCGCTATTGTGGTATTTGCATAGTTTTTAACCTCTTTGGCGTCACCATCTTCTATGATGTTTAGGCTATCGTCTGTGTTTCTAAGCATCACGCCATGAACTGTGTAGCTATCTATCGCGATATTTGGTCTAAAACCAGGAGTGATGAAATAATCAACATTTTTACTTAAATTTACTTCAACTTCATATCTACCATTTGGGTAAAATTTGATATTTTTTGTGACTGTAACTCCATCCAAATTTTGAGTAAGTTTTATAGTTTTAGGCTCGCTACTGGCATCTATCTCACTAGCATCACTGCTATATGCAACCTTAAAAGCATCAGTATTTAAAGTACTATCGTTAAATCTAAGCTCAAGTGGCAATGGATTTTGTGAAACAAGCTCGATTTTGTTACCATCTTCTGTTTTATACTTATCTTCAGTTAGATAGAATTTTGAAATTCTTCCTAGCTTATCTATTTTTGCTTCGTAGCTTTGACCTTTGATAGTAGCGATTATCTCATTTGAGACCAAATTTCCATTTGATTTTGGTGTATTTTGATTTATATTTGGAGCTTTATTTTGATCTATTGTTTGAGACATTGTAGTTTGGTTTTGCTCAGGTATCACTCTTTTTGGCATAAAAAAATCATACACTATAAAAAACACAATAGATAAAAGCGCTGCAAGAAGCAACCTTTTTTGCATAGACATCTGTTCCATTTTAATTTTTTTCCTTTAATTTATCTAATACTTTTACGACATAAAATTTACTATTCTGACAAGGGACAAACCAAAAATTTACATTTCTGGTATCACTTTTTTGAGATATAAAACATAGGTTAAATTTTTTGTAGA
This window encodes:
- the yidC gene encoding membrane protein insertase YidC — its product is MEQMSMQKRLLLAALLSIVFFIVYDFFMPKRVIPEQNQTTMSQTIDQNKAPNINQNTPKSNGNLVSNEIIATIKGQSYEAKIDKLGRISKFYLTEDKYKTEDGNKIELVSQNPLPLELRFNDSTLNTDAFKVAYSSDASEIDASSEPKTIKLTQNLDGVTVTKNIKFYPNGRYEVEVNLSKNVDYFITPGFRPNIAIDSYTVHGVMLRNTDDSLNIIEDGDAKEVKNYANTTIAAASDRYYTTLFYSFEKPFEVAVDKDSNNNPILFVKANDNLKLGAYIGPKEHKILSSMDERLNDVIEYGWFTFIAKPMFAFLNFLHNYIGNWGWAIVVLTLVIRIVLFPLTYKGMLSMNKLKELAPKVKELQTKYKDDKQKMQVHMIELYKKHGANPMGGCLPILLQIPVFFAIYRVLLNAIELKGAPWILWIHDLSVMDPYFVLPILMGLTMFLQQKLTPTTFADPMQEKVMKFLPLIFTFFFVTFPAGLTLYWFVNNVCSVVQQVFVNKLFEKHKKATEVKA